In Carya illinoinensis cultivar Pawnee chromosome 9, C.illinoinensisPawnee_v1, whole genome shotgun sequence, the following are encoded in one genomic region:
- the LOC122275512 gene encoding phytochrome E-like isoform X2 gives MNSDVGEDKPKPQDEKDVRKLRVQESSSRSGKYSYNKHPATFTTPMSTSVSEKNPSTGALKMGLGTRETGSPTLLSSGESNVMSPEDKTGTTTPNKDTRDKEIAQYNADARIMAEFEKSSGSGKSFDYSRSVLHAPQSVSEEQITAYLSRIQRGGLIQPFGCLLAIEEPTFRIIAYSENCLELLSLDSQFESKEFKGLLGIDARTLFTPSSGALLAKAASSREISLLNPVWVYSTSIQKPFYAILHRIDVGIVIDLEPALSDDPALSLVGAVQSQKLAIRAISRLQSVPGGNIGALFDTVVEDVQKLTGYDRVMVYKFHDDDHGEVVSEIRRSDLEPYLGLHYPAIDIPQAARFLFKQNRVRIICDCHANPVSIIQSEELKQPLCLVNSTLRAPHGCHVQYMANMGSNASLVMAVIINANDSLKLWGLVVGHHTSSRYVPFPIRYACEFLMLAFGLQLCMELQLASQLAEKKIIRTQTLLCDMLLRDVPFGVVTRSPSIMDLVKCDGAALLYDGRCWLLGVTPTEAQVKDIAEWLLTNHGDSTGLSTDSLADAGYPGAALLGDEVCGMTSARITSKDFLFWFRSHTAKEVIWGGAKHQPDSKDDGQKIHPRLSFKAFLEVVKSRSMLWEVSEINAIHSLQIIMRDSFQDMEDRASKVLKKIQQSDTGMPGIYELSSAAYEMGRLIETATVPIFGVDSDGLINGWNGKIAELIGLQASEAMGKSLVSEVVHEDSRGTVENILCRALQGEEDRNIELKLKNFGGDQHKSVVYIVANACRSKDYINNIVGVCFVGQDVTSEKVLMDKFIRMQGDYESIIQSLNPMIPPIFASDENACCSEWNAAMEKLTGWRRDEVMGKMLLGEIFGSFCWLKGQDSLTKFMIFLYRGISGHDTEKLPFEFFDKDGKFVEVVVTANKRTNAGGHVIGCFCFLQIVMPELEQALEGCWQEDRECFSKLGLAYVLQEMKNPLNGIRFTHRLLENTAVSEHQKQFLDTSDACERQIMTIVEDMDFESTEEGLQLNMEEFLLGNVLDAIVSQVMILLRERNLRLFHEIPEDVKALYLYGDQIRLQLVLSNFLLNVVRFASSPSGWVEITVSPGLKLIQDCNERIRLQFRMTHPGQGLPSALIQDTFEGGNQWTTQEGFGLSLSRKLLNRMNGQVRYVREHNKCYFLIDIELKTKKEREKTSQADKTRMT, from the exons ATGAATTCAGATGTAGGAGAAGATAAACCCAAACCGCAAGATGAAAAAGACGTGCGGAAGCTACGAGTACAAGAATCAAGCAGCAGAAGCGGCAAGTACAGCTACAATAAACATCCAGCTACTTTCACTACTCCCATGTCTACTTCAGTTTCCGAGAAAAACCCATCAACCGGAGCCCTTAAAATGGGGCTGGGAACCAGAGAAACAGGCTCACCGACATTATTATCTTCAGGTGAGAGCAACGTCATGAGTCCTGAAGACAAGACCggcaccaccacccccaacaAGGACACGAGGGACAAGGAAATTGCTCAGTACAATGCTGATGCCAGGATCATGGCTGAGTTTGAGAAGTCCAGTGGTTCGGGTAAGTCTTTTGACTACTCAAGATCAGTACTGCATGCTCCACAATCTGTGTCTGAAGAACAAATAACTGCATATCTGTCCAGAATACAAAGAGGTGGTCTAATTCAGCCCTTTGGATGCTTGCTTGCAATTGAGGAACCCACTTTTAGAATCATCGCTTATAGTGAGAATTGCTTGGAACTGCTGTCTTTAGACAGCCAATTCGAGTCAAAAGAATTTAAGGGTTTGCTTGGAATTGATGCTAGAACCTTGTTTACGCCTTCTTCAGGGGCTTTATTGGCGAAAGCTGCCTCGTCTAGGGAGATTTCGCTATTAAACCCTGTTTGGGTCTACTCTACAAGTATCCAAAAGCCATTTTATGCCATACTACATAGAATTGATGTGGGGATTGTGATTGATTTGGAGCCCGCACTGTCGGATGATCCTGCATTGTCCCTTGTGGGGGCGGTGCAATCACAGAAACTGGCTATTCGGGCGATTTCTAGACTGCAGTCAGTCCCTGGGGGAAATATTGGTGCACTGTTTGATACAGTTGTGGAGGATGTTCAGAAGCTCACTGGGTATGACAGGGTTATGGTTTATAAGTTCCATGATGACGATCATGGGGAAGTTGTATCTGAAATCAGAAGATCAGATTTGGAACCCTACTTGGGTTTACATTATCCTGCCATAGATATCCCTCAAGCCGCTCGCTTCTTATTCAAGCAGAATCGAGTGCGAATAATTTGTGATTGCCATGCAAATCCCGTAAGCATCATTCAAAGTGAAGAACTAAAGCAGCCTCTTTGTTTGGTCAACTCAACACTTCGGGCACCACATGGATGCCACGTGCAGTACATGGCGAATATGGGCTCCAATGCCTCATTGGTGATGGCAGTTATTATCAATGCTAACGATTCGTTAAAGCTTTGGGGGTTGGTGGTAGGCCACCACACTTCCTCACGCTATGTACCTTTCCCCATTCGCTATGCATGCGAGTTCCTTATGCTGGCATTTGGACTTCAGCTATGCATGGAGCTTCAACTGGCATCACAATTGGCAGAGAAGAAAATTATCAGGACACAAACCTTATTATGTGACATGCTCCTCCGGGATGTCCCATTTGGTGTCGTCACTCGATCTCCTAGTATCATGGATCTTGTTAAGTGTGATGGGGCTGCATTGCTTTATGATGGGAGATGTTGGTTGTTGGGTGTGACTCCAACTGAAGCACAGGTGAAAGATATTGCAGAGTGGCTGCTTACTAATCATGGAGATTCCACGGGACTGAGTACGGATAGTTTGGCTGATGCTGGTTACCCTGGTGCCGCTTTACTTGGTGATGAAGTTTGTGGCATGACTTCTGCAAGAATCACTTCAAAGGATTTCTTGTTCTGGTTTAGGTCTCACACTGCAAAGGAAGTAATATGGGGAGGAGCCAAGCATCAACCGGATAGTAAAGATGATGGCCAAAAAATACACCCAAGATTGTCATTTAAAGCTTTTCTTGAAGTAGTAAAAAGTAGAAGTATGCTTTGGGAGGTTTCGGAAATTAATGCAATTCATTCTCTACAAATTATTATGAGAGACTCATTCCAGGATATGGAGGACCGTGCTTCTAAGGTATTGAAAAAAATTCAGCAGAGTGATACTGGTATGCCGGGGATATATGAACTCAGTTCAGCAGCATATGAAATGGGTAGATTGATTGAGACAGCTACAGTTCCTATTTTTGGGGTTGATTCGGATGGTCTCATAAATGGATGGAATGGAAAAATTGCTGAATTAATAGGATTGCAAGCTAGCGAAGCCATGGGGAAGTCCCTGGTTAGTGAAGTTGTTCATGAGGACTCGCGTGGAACTGTTGAGAATATTCTATGCAGAGCATTGCAAG GTGAGGAGGACAGAAACATtgaattaaaactgaaaaactttGGTGGTGATCAGCATAAGTCAGTTGTATACATTGTGGCCAATGCCTGCAGAAGTAAGGATTACATAAACAACATAGTCGGTGTGTGCTTTGTGGGCCAAGATGTTACATCTGAGAAAGTTCTTATGGATAAATTCATCCGCATGCAAGGGGATTATGAGTCTATCATACAAAGCCTGAATCCAATGATTCCACCTATATTTGCTTCTGATGAGAATGCCTGCTGCTCTGAATGGAATGCAGCCATGGAAAAGCTAACTGGTTGGAGGAGAGATGAAGTCATGGGTAAAATGCTTCTTGGGGAAATCTTTGGAAGTTTCTGTTGGCTGAAAGGTCAAGATTCACTAActaagtttatgatttttttgtatCGAGGAATTAGTGGTCATGATACTGAGAAGCTCCCTTTTGAGTTTTTTGATAAAGATGGAAAATTTGTGGAGGTAGTCGTAACAGCAAACAAGAGGACCAATGCAGGTGGGCATGTAATTGGCTGTTTCTGCTTCTTGCAGATTGTTATGCCTGAACTGGAACAGGCTTTAGAAGGATGCTGGCAAGAGGATAGGGAATGCTTTTCAAAATTGGGGTTGGCTTATGTCCTGCAAGAAATGAAAAATCCTCTGAATGGTATTCGCTTTACACACAGACTCCTCGAAAATACAGCTGTTTCAGAACATCAAAAGCAATTTCTTGACACTAGTGATGCATGTGAAAGACAGATCATGACAATTGTTGAGGATATGGATTTCGAAAGTACAGAGGAAGG CCTGCAGCTAAACATGGAAGAATTTCTCTTGGGAAATGTTTTGGATGCCATTGTCAGTCAAGTCATGATCTTGCTAAGAGAAAGGAACTTAAGGCTTTTTCATGAGATTCCAGAAGATGTCAAAGCACTATATCTGTATGGTGATCAAATCAGGCTTCAACTGGTCTTGTCAAACTTCTTGCTTAATGTGGTGCGTTTCGCATCTTCTCCTTCTGGCTGGGTGGAAATTACAGTTTCACCTGGTCTGAAGCTTATACAGGATTGCAATGAACGTATTCGTTTACAATTCAG AATGACACACCCTGGGCAAGGTCTTCCTTCTGCTCTTATCCAAGATACGTTTGAAGGCGGAAACCAGTGGACAACACAGGAAGGCTTTGGGCTCAGCCTGTCTCGGAAACTTCTCAACAGGATGAATGGTCAGGTCCGCTATGTTAGAGAGCATAATAAATGCTATTTCCTCATTGACATTGAACTTAAAACgaagaaagaaagggaaaaaacttCACAGGCAGATAAAACCAGGATGACTTGA
- the LOC122275512 gene encoding phytochrome E-like isoform X1, translated as MNSDVGEDKPKPQDEKDVRKLRVQESSSRSGKYSYNKHPATFTTPMSTSVSEKNPSTGALKMGLGTRETGSPTLLSSGESNVMSPEDKTGTTTPNKDTRDKEIAQYNADARIMAEFEKSSGSGKSFDYSRSVLHAPQSVSEEQITAYLSRIQRGGLIQPFGCLLAIEEPTFRIIAYSENCLELLSLDSQFESKEFKGLLGIDARTLFTPSSGALLAKAASSREISLLNPVWVYSTSIQKPFYAILHRIDVGIVIDLEPALSDDPALSLVGAVQSQKLAIRAISRLQSVPGGNIGALFDTVVEDVQKLTGYDRVMVYKFHDDDHGEVVSEIRRSDLEPYLGLHYPAIDIPQAARFLFKQNRVRIICDCHANPVSIIQSEELKQPLCLVNSTLRAPHGCHVQYMANMGSNASLVMAVIINANDSLKLWGLVVGHHTSSRYVPFPIRYACEFLMLAFGLQLCMELQLASQLAEKKIIRTQTLLCDMLLRDVPFGVVTRSPSIMDLVKCDGAALLYDGRCWLLGVTPTEAQVKDIAEWLLTNHGDSTGLSTDSLADAGYPGAALLGDEVCGMTSARITSKDFLFWFRSHTAKEVIWGGAKHQPDSKDDGQKIHPRLSFKAFLEVVKSRSMLWEVSEINAIHSLQIIMRDSFQDMEDRASKVLKKIQQSDTGMPGIYELSSAAYEMGRLIETATVPIFGVDSDGLINGWNGKIAELIGLQASEAMGKSLVSEVVHEDSRGTVENILCRALQGEEDRNIELKLKNFGGDQHKSVVYIVANACRSKDYINNIVGVCFVGQDVTSEKVLMDKFIRMQGDYESIIQSLNPMIPPIFASDENACCSEWNAAMEKLTGWRRDEVMGKMLLGEIFGSFCWLKGQDSLTKFMIFLYRGISGHDTEKLPFEFFDKDGKFVEVVVTANKRTNAGGHVIGCFCFLQIVMPELEQALEGCWQEDRECFSKLGLAYVLQEMKNPLNGIRFTHRLLENTAVSEHQKQFLDTSDACERQIMTIVEDMDFESTEEGSLQLNMEEFLLGNVLDAIVSQVMILLRERNLRLFHEIPEDVKALYLYGDQIRLQLVLSNFLLNVVRFASSPSGWVEITVSPGLKLIQDCNERIRLQFRMTHPGQGLPSALIQDTFEGGNQWTTQEGFGLSLSRKLLNRMNGQVRYVREHNKCYFLIDIELKTKKEREKTSQADKTRMT; from the exons ATGAATTCAGATGTAGGAGAAGATAAACCCAAACCGCAAGATGAAAAAGACGTGCGGAAGCTACGAGTACAAGAATCAAGCAGCAGAAGCGGCAAGTACAGCTACAATAAACATCCAGCTACTTTCACTACTCCCATGTCTACTTCAGTTTCCGAGAAAAACCCATCAACCGGAGCCCTTAAAATGGGGCTGGGAACCAGAGAAACAGGCTCACCGACATTATTATCTTCAGGTGAGAGCAACGTCATGAGTCCTGAAGACAAGACCggcaccaccacccccaacaAGGACACGAGGGACAAGGAAATTGCTCAGTACAATGCTGATGCCAGGATCATGGCTGAGTTTGAGAAGTCCAGTGGTTCGGGTAAGTCTTTTGACTACTCAAGATCAGTACTGCATGCTCCACAATCTGTGTCTGAAGAACAAATAACTGCATATCTGTCCAGAATACAAAGAGGTGGTCTAATTCAGCCCTTTGGATGCTTGCTTGCAATTGAGGAACCCACTTTTAGAATCATCGCTTATAGTGAGAATTGCTTGGAACTGCTGTCTTTAGACAGCCAATTCGAGTCAAAAGAATTTAAGGGTTTGCTTGGAATTGATGCTAGAACCTTGTTTACGCCTTCTTCAGGGGCTTTATTGGCGAAAGCTGCCTCGTCTAGGGAGATTTCGCTATTAAACCCTGTTTGGGTCTACTCTACAAGTATCCAAAAGCCATTTTATGCCATACTACATAGAATTGATGTGGGGATTGTGATTGATTTGGAGCCCGCACTGTCGGATGATCCTGCATTGTCCCTTGTGGGGGCGGTGCAATCACAGAAACTGGCTATTCGGGCGATTTCTAGACTGCAGTCAGTCCCTGGGGGAAATATTGGTGCACTGTTTGATACAGTTGTGGAGGATGTTCAGAAGCTCACTGGGTATGACAGGGTTATGGTTTATAAGTTCCATGATGACGATCATGGGGAAGTTGTATCTGAAATCAGAAGATCAGATTTGGAACCCTACTTGGGTTTACATTATCCTGCCATAGATATCCCTCAAGCCGCTCGCTTCTTATTCAAGCAGAATCGAGTGCGAATAATTTGTGATTGCCATGCAAATCCCGTAAGCATCATTCAAAGTGAAGAACTAAAGCAGCCTCTTTGTTTGGTCAACTCAACACTTCGGGCACCACATGGATGCCACGTGCAGTACATGGCGAATATGGGCTCCAATGCCTCATTGGTGATGGCAGTTATTATCAATGCTAACGATTCGTTAAAGCTTTGGGGGTTGGTGGTAGGCCACCACACTTCCTCACGCTATGTACCTTTCCCCATTCGCTATGCATGCGAGTTCCTTATGCTGGCATTTGGACTTCAGCTATGCATGGAGCTTCAACTGGCATCACAATTGGCAGAGAAGAAAATTATCAGGACACAAACCTTATTATGTGACATGCTCCTCCGGGATGTCCCATTTGGTGTCGTCACTCGATCTCCTAGTATCATGGATCTTGTTAAGTGTGATGGGGCTGCATTGCTTTATGATGGGAGATGTTGGTTGTTGGGTGTGACTCCAACTGAAGCACAGGTGAAAGATATTGCAGAGTGGCTGCTTACTAATCATGGAGATTCCACGGGACTGAGTACGGATAGTTTGGCTGATGCTGGTTACCCTGGTGCCGCTTTACTTGGTGATGAAGTTTGTGGCATGACTTCTGCAAGAATCACTTCAAAGGATTTCTTGTTCTGGTTTAGGTCTCACACTGCAAAGGAAGTAATATGGGGAGGAGCCAAGCATCAACCGGATAGTAAAGATGATGGCCAAAAAATACACCCAAGATTGTCATTTAAAGCTTTTCTTGAAGTAGTAAAAAGTAGAAGTATGCTTTGGGAGGTTTCGGAAATTAATGCAATTCATTCTCTACAAATTATTATGAGAGACTCATTCCAGGATATGGAGGACCGTGCTTCTAAGGTATTGAAAAAAATTCAGCAGAGTGATACTGGTATGCCGGGGATATATGAACTCAGTTCAGCAGCATATGAAATGGGTAGATTGATTGAGACAGCTACAGTTCCTATTTTTGGGGTTGATTCGGATGGTCTCATAAATGGATGGAATGGAAAAATTGCTGAATTAATAGGATTGCAAGCTAGCGAAGCCATGGGGAAGTCCCTGGTTAGTGAAGTTGTTCATGAGGACTCGCGTGGAACTGTTGAGAATATTCTATGCAGAGCATTGCAAG GTGAGGAGGACAGAAACATtgaattaaaactgaaaaactttGGTGGTGATCAGCATAAGTCAGTTGTATACATTGTGGCCAATGCCTGCAGAAGTAAGGATTACATAAACAACATAGTCGGTGTGTGCTTTGTGGGCCAAGATGTTACATCTGAGAAAGTTCTTATGGATAAATTCATCCGCATGCAAGGGGATTATGAGTCTATCATACAAAGCCTGAATCCAATGATTCCACCTATATTTGCTTCTGATGAGAATGCCTGCTGCTCTGAATGGAATGCAGCCATGGAAAAGCTAACTGGTTGGAGGAGAGATGAAGTCATGGGTAAAATGCTTCTTGGGGAAATCTTTGGAAGTTTCTGTTGGCTGAAAGGTCAAGATTCACTAActaagtttatgatttttttgtatCGAGGAATTAGTGGTCATGATACTGAGAAGCTCCCTTTTGAGTTTTTTGATAAAGATGGAAAATTTGTGGAGGTAGTCGTAACAGCAAACAAGAGGACCAATGCAGGTGGGCATGTAATTGGCTGTTTCTGCTTCTTGCAGATTGTTATGCCTGAACTGGAACAGGCTTTAGAAGGATGCTGGCAAGAGGATAGGGAATGCTTTTCAAAATTGGGGTTGGCTTATGTCCTGCAAGAAATGAAAAATCCTCTGAATGGTATTCGCTTTACACACAGACTCCTCGAAAATACAGCTGTTTCAGAACATCAAAAGCAATTTCTTGACACTAGTGATGCATGTGAAAGACAGATCATGACAATTGTTGAGGATATGGATTTCGAAAGTACAGAGGAAGG TAGCCTGCAGCTAAACATGGAAGAATTTCTCTTGGGAAATGTTTTGGATGCCATTGTCAGTCAAGTCATGATCTTGCTAAGAGAAAGGAACTTAAGGCTTTTTCATGAGATTCCAGAAGATGTCAAAGCACTATATCTGTATGGTGATCAAATCAGGCTTCAACTGGTCTTGTCAAACTTCTTGCTTAATGTGGTGCGTTTCGCATCTTCTCCTTCTGGCTGGGTGGAAATTACAGTTTCACCTGGTCTGAAGCTTATACAGGATTGCAATGAACGTATTCGTTTACAATTCAG AATGACACACCCTGGGCAAGGTCTTCCTTCTGCTCTTATCCAAGATACGTTTGAAGGCGGAAACCAGTGGACAACACAGGAAGGCTTTGGGCTCAGCCTGTCTCGGAAACTTCTCAACAGGATGAATGGTCAGGTCCGCTATGTTAGAGAGCATAATAAATGCTATTTCCTCATTGACATTGAACTTAAAACgaagaaagaaagggaaaaaacttCACAGGCAGATAAAACCAGGATGACTTGA
- the LOC122275514 gene encoding protein MEI2-like 5, translated as MKQFPNHISSGTTKIPSISISKEAGSGAWGILSGSDAYYASTDASLFSSSLPVLPHEKLNLNESEHGCQSVEYVPSDLEKFRQDMDGNDPLEDLEAHAIGSLLPDDEEELLAGIMDDFDLNGLPGSLEDLEEYNIFESGGGMELETDPQESLSMGISTINLSDGVVGNGIFHYAIPNGVGTVAGEHPYGEHPSRTLFVRNINSNVEDSELKALFEQYGDIRTLYTACKHRGFVMISYFDIRAARTAMRALQNKPLRRRKLDIHFSIPKDNPSDKDINQGTLVVFNLDPSVSNEDLRQIFGAYGEVKEIRETPHKRHHKFIEFYDVRAAEAALKSLNRSDIAGKRIKLEPSRPGGARRNLMLQLNQELEQDESRSFRHQVGSPIANSPPGNWAQLNGSIENSMQTISKSPVFTTMSPTAGNHLPGLASILHPQLSSSVKVAPIGKDQGRVSHVDHIFTGSNSAYGAALQQSHSFPEPKLDQYHQTMPSFGPSTSNGSAIETLSGQQFLWGNPNPYPEPTSSSAWPSQSVGHPYTSNGKGLPFQYSGRHASLLRSSQPHPHHHVGSAPTGVPFERHFGFFPESPETSLMSPAAYGGVGLGPNDGNFMVNMGVRAGINPGINMPGSMSENGSSSFRIRSSPRLSPVFLGNGLYPAMPPSSMEGLERGRSRRVENQVDSKKQFQLDLDKIKSGEDTRTTLMIKNIPNKYTSKMLLAAIDENHRGNYDFLYLPIDFKNKCNVGYAFINMLSPSHIIPFYEAFNGKKWEKFNSEKVASLAYARIQGKAALVTHFQNSSLMNEDKRCRPILFHSEGSEAGDQIILEHLPSNSLNVQVLKPNDSHFSDFLGSLTKDGSGEGPDSS; from the exons ATGAAGCAGTTCCCAAACCATATATCCTCAg GTACTACTAAGATTCCATCTATAAGTATTTCAAAAGAGGCTGGAAGTGGTGCATGGGGGATCCTGTCTGGATCTGATGCTTACTATGCTTCCACTGATGCTAGCCTTTTTTCAAGCTCTTTGCCTGTTCTTCCTCACGAAAAAT TAAACTTGAATGAATCAGAACATGGTTGTCAATCTGTGGAATATGTCCCATCTGACTTAGAGAAATTCCGCCAAGACATGGATGGCAATGATCCCCTTGAAGATCTTGAAGCTCATGCAATTGGAAGCTTGCTTCCTGATGATGAGGAGGAGCTGTTAGCTGGCATAATGGATGATTTTGATCTGAACGGATTGCCTGGTTCACTGGAGGACTTGGAAgagtataatatttttgaaagtgGAGGAGGTATGGAATTGGAAACTGATCCTCAGGAGAGCTTGAGCATGGGTATATCCACGATAAATTTGTCTGATGGAGTTGTTGGGAATGGGATCTTTCATTATGCCATTCCAAATGGTGTGGGAACTGTTGCCGGAGAACACCCATACGGGGAACATCCTTCCAGAACATTATTTGTTCGGAATATTAATAGTAATGTTGAGGATTCTGAACTAAAAGCACTCTTTGAG CAATATGGCGATATCAGAACTCTGTATACTGCATGTAAACATAGGGGCTTTgtaatgatatcttattttgaTATCCGTGCTGCTCGAACTGCCATGCGTGCATTACAAAACAAACCACTTCGGCGGAGAAAACTTGACATTCACTTCTCAATTCCAAAG GATAATCCATCGGACAAGGATATTAATCAAGGAACCTTGGTAGTTTTTAATTTGGATCCTTCTGTTTCAAATGAAGATCTTCGCCAAATATTTGGGGCTTACGGCGAGGTCAAAGAG ATAAGGGAAACACCACACAAGAGGCATCATAAGTTTATTGAATTTTATGATGTTAGAGCCGCAGAAGCAGCACTTAAGTCATTAAATAGGAGTGACATAGCTGGCAAACGCATAAAGCTTGAACCTAGTCGTCCTGGTGGAGCTCGTAGAAA CTTGATGTTGCAATTGAATCAAGAGCTCGAACAAGATGAATCTCGAAGTTTTAGACATCAAGTAGGTTCACCAATTGCCAATTCTCCGCCAG GTAACTGGGCACAGTTGAATGGCTCTATTGAAAATTCTATGCAAACTATTAGTAAATCCCCAGTTTTTACGACCATGAGTCCAACAGCTGGCAATCATTTGCCTGGATTGGCTTCAATTCTGCATCCTCAACTATCATCCTCTGTGAAAGTAGCTCCTATTGGCAAGGACCAAGGAAGGGTTAGCCATGTGGACCACATATTTACCGGTTCAAACTCAGCCTATGGGGCTGCTTTACAACAGTCGCATTCATTTCCAGAGCCCAAGTTGGACCAGTACCACCAAACTATGCCCTCTTTTGGCCCTTCAACTTCAAATGGATCTGCCATTGAAACATTATCTGGGCAGCAATTTCTTTGGGGAAATCCAAATCCATACCCAGAGCCCACCAGTTCTTCAGCTTGGCCAAGTCAATCTGTGGGACATCCATATACATCTAATGGAAAGGGCCTTCCCTTTCAATACTCAGGTCGGCATGCCTCTTTACTTCGCTCGTCCCAGCCACATCCCCATCATCATGTTGGATCTGCACCCACCGGTGTGCCATTTGAGAGGCATTTTGGTTTCTTCCCAGAGTCACCAGAAACCTCATTGATGAGTCCTGCTGCTTATGGAGGTGTGGGTTTGGGCCCAAATGACGGAAATTTTATGGTGAATATGGGTGTTCGTGCTGGAATTAACCCTGGCATTAATATGCCTGGGAGCATGTCTGAAAATGGTTCATCAAGTTTCAGGATACGGTCTTCACCGAGGCTTAGCCCTGTGTTTTTAGGTAATGGCCTGTACCCGGCGATGCCACCTTCCAGCATGGAGGGCTTGGAGCGTGGCCGGAGCAGAAGGGTTGAGAACCAGGTTGATAGTAAGAAACAGTTTCAGCTTGACTTAGATAAGATTAAAAGTGGGGAAGATACTCGGACAactttaatgataaaaaatatcccaaataa atacacctCAAAAATGTTGCTAGCTGCTATTGATGAAAACCACAGGGGTAATTATGATTTCCTCTATCTGCCAATTGATTTCAAg AATAAATGCAATGTGGGCTATGCATTTATCAATATGCTATCTCCTTCTCACATTATTCCATTCTATGAG GCATTTAATGGAAAAAAGTGGGAGAAGTTTAATAGTGAGAAAGTTGCTTCCTTGGCATATGCTCGAATCCAGGGAAAGGCAGCCCTTGTGACCCACTTCCAGAACTCAAGCTTGATGAATGAAGATAAGCGCTGCCGCCCAATTCTCTTTCACTCGGAGGGCTCAGAGGCAGGTGATCag ATCATCCTGGAACATCTTCCCTCCAACAGTTTGAACGTCCAGGTCCTCAAGCCGAATGATTCCCACTTCAGCGATTTTTTGGGAAGCCTGACAAAGGATGGCTCTGGTGAGGGGCCAGATAGCTCCTAA